CGGGATCATCGACGTATCCGAGGGCACCGGACCCTGGATTTCCGAACCGGTGTCCGGCCCGTCATCCAAGGAGAACCAGCACCGAAAGTACCGCTGATTTTGGTCCTATTTGGACGTGGACGCCTTAACGGCTTCGCTGAGGTCAGGCAGGTACTTGTCCAGGGCCCAGGGCAGGCTCAACGGGCTGGCGGCCGAAACGGACAGCACTACGGTGTTATCCGAGTGAGCCACGAGTCCGCCGGACTTCACCGCCGGGATCTGGCCGAGCAGTGGGTCCTTGATGATTGCTTTCTCAGTTGACGCGTCCGGAACCCAGGTGACAAAGATGTCCGACGTCAGCTCGTTGGCGCGCTCCGCGGACCACTCGATGAAGAAACCCTCTTCACCCTTGGCCTTCTCCGCTATAACCGGTGCAAGTTCCATGCCGAGCGAGGTGAGGAACTTGGGCCGGTTGTCATTGGGTGTGTAGATGTTGGCTCCGGCGCCGGAAGCAGGCTCAAGATTTCCGTAGATGAACGTCTTGCCCTCTATCTCCGGATATTCTGCGGCCTTATCCTCGATCAGCTCCTCGGTGTCCTCCACCAGCTGGTTGGCCTTGTCGCTGAGTCCGAGTGCTTTTCCGATCATTTCAGTGGACGTCTGCCAGTCCGTGCCGTACGCGGTTTCCGGGTAAGCGACCACAGGCGCAATCTTGGTCAGGCGGTCGTAGTCTTCCTGCGTCAAGCCCGAGTAGGCGGCGAGGATGACATCCGGCGTCGTCTTGGCAATGTCCTCGAACGCGATGCCGTCCGCTTCCGAGTACTGAGCGGGCGCATTCTCGCTACCGATGGCGGCGTCGAGCTCTTCGAGCTTGGCGTCCTTCCAAGGAGTGGAGCCATTCTCGTTTCCACCGTATTCGTTGACGGGCATTCCAACCGGGACTACGCCCAAGGCTAGAGCGACGTCGTCATTGACCCAGGAAACGGTCGCTACCCGCTCGGGCGCTTCGTCAATAACAGTCTCCCCAAAGGCGTGCTCGATCGTCACGGGAAACTG
This region of Arthrobacter roseus genomic DNA includes:
- a CDS encoding iron-siderophore ABC transporter substrate-binding protein, whose protein sequence is MAHKRTRSLLAAAAIAALTLSACSTGPSADGESAPAESAADSSQFPVTIEHAFGETVIDEAPERVATVSWVNDDVALALGVVPVGMPVNEYGGNENGSTPWKDAKLEELDAAIGSENAPAQYSEADGIAFEDIAKTTPDVILAAYSGLTQEDYDRLTKIAPVVAYPETAYGTDWQTSTEMIGKALGLSDKANQLVEDTEELIEDKAAEYPEIEGKTFIYGNLEPASGAGANIYTPNDNRPKFLTSLGMELAPVIAEKAKGEEGFFIEWSAERANELTSDIFVTWVPDASTEKAIIKDPLLGQIPAVKSGGLVAHSDNTVVLSVSAASPLSLPWALDKYLPDLSEAVKASTSK